A section of the bacterium genome encodes:
- a CDS encoding LD-carboxypeptidase: MPRIIKPARLRPGEVIGVVAPASPMKPELLEQGVRYLEGLGYRVKLGKFVYRENGYLAGSDRERSRDLNAMFRDRQVRAIICVRGGYGTPRLLHLLDYDAIRDQPKIFVGYSDITALQLAIFRRTGLITFSGPMVAADMGRGIDPFTAAQFWRMITEPVPCGDLEPQQDRPFAAITAGRVRGRLLGGCLSLVATVAGTAFMPAVQKSIFFLEEIGEEIYRIDRYLVHLRELGVFAKIGGFVLGQMIDCEAKNGAPSLRLEDLMQDFIRPLRVPALMNLEYGHAGRKHTMPVGASAELLVSGRQRRLTVTEAAVV, encoded by the coding sequence TTGCCCCGCATCATCAAACCGGCGCGGCTGCGCCCCGGTGAAGTCATCGGCGTGGTGGCGCCCGCCAGTCCCATGAAGCCCGAGTTGCTCGAACAGGGCGTGCGCTATTTGGAAGGATTGGGTTATCGCGTCAAACTCGGTAAGTTTGTGTATCGCGAGAACGGCTATCTTGCCGGCAGTGATCGCGAGCGCAGCCGCGATCTCAACGCCATGTTCCGTGACCGGCAGGTGCGGGCGATCATCTGCGTGCGCGGCGGCTACGGCACCCCCCGCCTGCTGCACCTGCTCGATTATGACGCCATCCGCGACCAGCCCAAAATCTTCGTCGGCTACAGCGACATCACCGCGCTGCAGCTTGCGATCTTCCGGCGCACCGGCTTGATCACTTTCTCCGGGCCGATGGTGGCAGCGGACATGGGCCGGGGCATTGATCCCTTCACCGCAGCGCAGTTTTGGCGGATGATCACGGAACCAGTGCCCTGCGGCGATTTGGAGCCGCAGCAGGACCGGCCGTTTGCCGCGATTACCGCGGGACGAGTGCGCGGCCGCTTGCTCGGCGGCTGTCTCTCGCTGGTGGCCACGGTGGCGGGCACCGCGTTCATGCCGGCGGTGCAAAAGAGCATTTTTTTCCTCGAGGAAATCGGTGAGGAGATTTATCGCATCGATCGTTATCTCGTGCATCTGCGTGAACTGGGCGTGTTCGCCAAGATCGGCGGATTCGTGTTGGGCCAGATGATCGATTGCGAGGCGAAAAACGGCGCACCCTCGCTGCGCCTGGAGGATCTGATGCAGGATTTCATTCGCCCGTTGCGCGTGCCCGCTTTGATGAATTTGGAATATGGCCACGCCGGCCGCAAACACACCATGCCGGTCGGCGCCAGCGCCGAGCTGCTCGTGAGCGGACGGCAGCGGCGCTTGACGGTTACCGAAGCCGCGGTGGTTTAG